One Candidatus Omnitrophota bacterium DNA segment encodes these proteins:
- the rplK gene encoding 50S ribosomal protein L11, whose protein sequence is MKKKIIAQVKLHVPAGAANPAPPVGPALGQHGINIMQFCKSFNDITKDREGLILPVVISLYEDRTFDFIIKSPPSSILLKRACNLAKASGTAGKEKIATISKKEIRDIAKQKLKDLNTSDIDTAMKIIEGTARSMGIAIDSKA, encoded by the coding sequence ATTAAGAAAAAGATTATTGCCCAGGTTAAGTTACATGTTCCGGCAGGAGCAGCTAATCCTGCGCCTCCAGTAGGTCCGGCCTTAGGTCAACATGGTATAAATATAATGCAGTTCTGCAAGTCTTTTAACGATATTACCAAGGATAGAGAGGGTTTGATTTTACCGGTAGTGATCAGTCTCTATGAGGATAGGACATTTGACTTTATTATCAAAAGCCCGCCTTCATCGATTTTACTTAAAAGGGCCTGTAATTTGGCAAAGGCTTCAGGAACAGCGGGAAAGGAAAAGATCGCCACAATCTCCAAAAAAGAAATTAGGGATATCGCCAAGCAGAAGCTAAAGGATTTAAATACAAGTGATATTGACACAGCAATGAAGATTATCGAAGGCACGGCACGTAGCATGGGCATAGCTATTGATAGCAAGGCTTAA
- the rpmG gene encoding 50S ribosomal protein L33, translated as MRENITLQCSECRRKNYTSTKNKRLHTEKLALKKYCNFCRKHTQHKEIK; from the coding sequence ATGCGTGAAAATATTACATTACAATGTAGTGAATGTCGACGGAAAAACTATACATCGACAAAAAATAAAAGGCTTCATACAGAAAAATTAGCGCTGAAAAAATATTGTAATTTTTGTCGTAAACATACTCAACACAAGGAAATAAAGTAA
- the rplA gene encoding 50S ribosomal protein L1 — translation MKKISKRLKEAHKEIEKGKTYSISEAILKIKKLPKVKFDESLDLAISLSIDPKKTDQLVRGTVVLPHGTGKKRRVLVFCKGEAEAAAKEAGADLVGAAELIEKVAKGFLDFDCVVATPEMMKDVSRLGRVLGPRGLMPSPKTGTVTNDIKGIIKELKAGKIEFRVNKQGGLHVTIGKASFPESSLENNFKVFFDALNQARPNTLKGQFIKSLFISTSMGPGFRLKV, via the coding sequence ATGAAAAAAATAAGCAAGAGGTTAAAAGAGGCTCATAAGGAAATTGAAAAAGGCAAAACCTATTCAATTTCAGAAGCCATCTTGAAGATAAAAAAGCTGCCAAAGGTAAAGTTTGATGAGAGCCTTGATTTGGCAATAAGTTTAAGTATTGATCCTAAGAAAACTGATCAGTTAGTTAGGGGTACGGTGGTGCTTCCGCATGGCACTGGAAAGAAAAGGCGCGTGTTAGTGTTCTGCAAAGGAGAAGCCGAGGCCGCTGCTAAAGAGGCAGGTGCAGATTTGGTCGGTGCTGCCGAGCTTATAGAAAAGGTGGCTAAGGGTTTTCTGGATTTTGATTGCGTAGTCGCTACACCCGAAATGATGAAGGATGTAAGTCGGCTTGGGAGGGTTCTTGGTCCGCGCGGTTTAATGCCTAGTCCAAAGACAGGCACAGTGACTAATGATATTAAGGGCATAATTAAAGAATTGAAGGCTGGAAAAATTGAATTTCGCGTAAATAAACAAGGTGGTTTGCATGTAACCATTGGCAAGGCCTCATTTCCTGAAAGCTCTTTAGAAAATAATTTCAAGGTATTTTTTGATGCCCTCAATCAGGCTAGACCGAATACACTCAAAGGGCAATTTATTAAATCCTTATTCATTTCAACCTCTATGGGGCCTGGATTTAGGCTAAAAGTATAA
- the rplL gene encoding 50S ribosomal protein L7/L12: MAKVEDVIKTIEGLSVLELSDLVKALEDKFGVAAMPAMAIAGAAAGAAAEEEEEKTTFNVVLTEVGANKIQVIKEVRVLTTLGLKEAKDLVDSAPKPVKENVPKDEANEIKKKLEAVGAKVELK; the protein is encoded by the coding sequence ATGGCTAAAGTTGAAGACGTTATCAAAACTATTGAAGGCTTAAGCGTTCTTGAGCTTTCAGACCTGGTAAAGGCATTAGAGGATAAGTTTGGTGTTGCGGCAATGCCTGCGATGGCCATAGCCGGGGCTGCTGCGGGAGCAGCTGCTGAGGAAGAAGAAGAGAAAACGACGTTTAACGTTGTCCTAACAGAGGTTGGTGCAAACAAAATTCAGGTCATTAAAGAAGTTCGCGTCTTAACAACCCTGGGGCTTAAAGAGGCCAAGGACCTTGTGGATTCAGCTCCTAAGCCGGTTAAAGAAAATGTCCCTAAGGATGAGGCTAACGAAATCAAGAAGAAGCTCGAGGCAGTAGGGGCTAAAGTAGAATTAAAGTAA
- the secE gene encoding preprotein translocase subunit SecE, which produces MDFIFANFSKIFFGIAGGVLLFFVIKNFAKVAKFLLQVRTELVKVSWPTRKEVMAATVIILVLTGFLTAYVGSVDLALSKILSIFLK; this is translated from the coding sequence ATGGATTTTATATTTGCGAATTTTTCTAAAATTTTCTTTGGCATTGCTGGCGGTGTCTTACTTTTTTTTGTTATAAAAAACTTCGCAAAGGTAGCAAAGTTTCTTCTTCAGGTGCGCACCGAGTTGGTCAAGGTTTCCTGGCCGACGCGAAAAGAGGTTATGGCTGCAACAGTAATAATCCTTGTATTGACTGGATTTTTGACAGCTTATGTAGGTTCAGTTGATTTGGCGTTATCAAAAATTTTGAGCATTTTCCTAAAATGA
- the rpoB gene encoding DNA-directed RNA polymerase subunit beta: protein MKKTKSFGKLKEIFPIPNLLDVQLEAYNNFLQMEVNPRKRNSVGLQEVFEEIFPIQSYDNKYQLEFICYTIGKPKYCVEECRRRSVSYAGVLKVKLRLISPKETKEQEVYFGDIPLMTENATFIINGDERVIVSQIQRSPGVSFESEEHPTGKSLFFGRIIPYRGAWLEFKADLSDTIIAYVDRKRNFPATQILRIFGYATDEEIKKAFPSPTSELIKNTLEKDFTKTREEALMDFYRKLRPTEPVTQEAAEALFTRLFQDNKRYDLEKAGRFILNRKLNLNVSLSKRMLDKETIISVINYLIGLKSGKGSIDDIDHLGNRRVKTVGELVQNQVRIGLARLERLVRERIAILGDIENLSVHHLINSKLLSSQIRDFFGRSQLSQFMDQVNPLSELTHKRRLSALGPGGLSRERAGFEVRDIHSSHYGRVCPIETPEGPNIGLISSLTIYARINEIGLIETPYRRVEAGKVTRKIEYLTADVDEDKIIAQANARIDKDNTFVEKAVSCRCKGDFPKVEPKKIQYMDVSPRQLFSVATSLIPFLEHDDANRALMGSNMQRQAVPLLFADIPLVGTEMEGRVAVDSGAVVVAKNSGRVSSVDSERITIGRETYNLNKFIRSNANTCLRQRPIVKLGQNVEAGEVIADSMATSDGQLALGKNVLVAFMPWRGFNFEDAILMSENVLKNDLFTSVHIERFEVEARETRLGNEEITADIPNVSEESRRNLDENGIVRVGAEVRPDDILVGKVTPKTESELSPEERLLRAIFGEKAGDVRDTSLNASPGISGVVVDVQIFARKERGRKSKEGKRKELAKMRQIKDYYGQEISYIEQEKIKKLCRILGVDKKKLLKIDLSSHDRAQAVAEIFDEQVKVLIAEQEQEIEKVKRGDELPAGVLKRVVVYIAMKRRLSAGDKVAGRHGNKGVVAKILPEEDMPFTEDGTPIDLVLNPLGVPSRMNVGQILETHLGWAAQALGLKVTSPIFDGTTEAEIKQMLSEAGLPEDGKITLYDGHTGEPFHQKVTVGYIYMMKLIHLVEEKIHARSIGPYSLVTQQPLGGKAQFGGQRFGEMEVWALEAYGAAYTLQEMLTVKSDDVTGRTRIYEAIVKGEQRLKPGIPESFNVLIKELQGLGLDVTVGKSKANN from the coding sequence ATGAAAAAAACGAAAAGTTTCGGAAAGCTAAAAGAGATTTTTCCTATTCCTAATTTGTTGGATGTACAGCTTGAGGCCTATAATAACTTTCTCCAGATGGAGGTAAACCCTCGCAAAAGAAATTCAGTAGGACTACAGGAAGTCTTTGAGGAAATTTTTCCAATTCAAAGCTACGACAATAAATATCAGTTAGAGTTTATATGCTACACAATAGGAAAGCCCAAGTATTGCGTTGAAGAGTGCAGGCGAAGGTCAGTGAGCTATGCTGGCGTACTTAAAGTTAAATTGAGGCTCATTTCTCCTAAAGAGACAAAGGAACAAGAGGTATATTTTGGTGATATACCCCTGATGACTGAAAACGCCACTTTTATTATAAACGGAGACGAAAGAGTAATCGTTAGCCAGATTCAGAGGTCTCCCGGGGTATCCTTTGAAAGCGAAGAACATCCAACGGGAAAAAGTCTATTCTTTGGTAGAATAATTCCCTATCGAGGCGCCTGGCTTGAATTTAAAGCAGATCTTTCAGATACGATAATTGCCTATGTGGATAGAAAACGTAATTTTCCGGCAACGCAAATTTTGAGAATATTCGGATATGCAACTGATGAAGAAATAAAGAAGGCCTTTCCCAGTCCCACCTCAGAATTAATAAAAAACACATTAGAAAAAGATTTTACAAAAACACGCGAAGAAGCCCTCATGGACTTTTACCGTAAATTGCGTCCTACTGAGCCGGTTACGCAAGAAGCGGCTGAGGCGCTCTTTACTCGTCTATTCCAAGATAACAAACGTTATGATTTGGAAAAGGCAGGACGATTTATTCTCAATCGCAAATTAAACCTGAATGTTTCATTATCCAAACGGATGCTGGATAAGGAAACAATTATCTCGGTAATTAATTATTTAATTGGGTTGAAATCAGGAAAAGGTAGCATAGATGACATTGACCATCTTGGTAATCGCCGCGTGAAAACAGTAGGGGAATTAGTTCAAAACCAGGTTCGTATTGGCCTGGCGCGTCTGGAGCGTCTGGTGCGGGAGAGGATTGCAATATTAGGTGATATTGAGAATCTATCAGTGCACCATCTGATTAATTCCAAACTACTTTCCAGTCAGATAAGAGATTTCTTCGGTAGAAGTCAACTTTCCCAATTTATGGATCAAGTTAATCCTTTATCCGAATTAACGCATAAAAGGAGACTTAGCGCATTAGGTCCAGGTGGATTATCACGTGAGCGTGCAGGCTTTGAGGTAAGAGATATCCACTCTTCTCATTACGGACGCGTATGTCCTATTGAGACGCCAGAAGGACCAAACATCGGTTTAATTTCTTCACTCACTATATATGCGCGTATCAATGAAATAGGCTTAATTGAAACACCTTACCGTAGAGTAGAAGCAGGCAAGGTAACGCGGAAAATCGAATATCTGACAGCTGATGTTGATGAGGATAAGATTATTGCTCAGGCAAATGCAAGGATTGATAAAGATAATACCTTTGTTGAGAAAGCCGTCTCTTGTAGATGTAAAGGAGATTTCCCAAAGGTCGAACCAAAAAAGATCCAATATATGGATGTTTCGCCGCGACAGTTATTTTCAGTTGCTACTTCATTAATTCCTTTTCTTGAACACGATGATGCAAACCGAGCTTTAATGGGTTCGAACATGCAGCGACAAGCAGTGCCTTTGCTGTTTGCTGACATCCCTCTTGTTGGTACTGAAATGGAAGGCCGTGTAGCTGTTGATTCAGGAGCTGTAGTAGTCGCAAAAAATAGTGGCCGGGTAAGTTCTGTTGATTCAGAGCGCATTACGATTGGTCGAGAAACGTACAATTTAAATAAATTCATTCGTTCTAATGCCAATACCTGCTTGCGTCAACGTCCGATTGTTAAATTAGGCCAAAATGTTGAAGCCGGCGAGGTTATTGCTGATAGTATGGCAACAAGCGATGGTCAGTTAGCCTTGGGAAAAAATGTACTTGTAGCCTTTATGCCATGGCGTGGTTTTAACTTTGAAGACGCTATTCTGATGAGTGAGAATGTGCTTAAGAATGATCTCTTTACTTCAGTTCACATTGAGCGTTTCGAAGTGGAAGCAAGGGAAACTCGGCTTGGTAACGAAGAGATAACTGCGGATATTCCCAATGTTAGTGAGGAGTCTCGCAGGAATCTAGATGAAAATGGCATTGTCCGTGTTGGCGCTGAAGTTAGGCCAGATGATATTCTGGTAGGCAAGGTTACCCCCAAGACAGAGTCTGAACTTTCACCTGAAGAGAGGCTATTGCGAGCCATATTCGGAGAGAAGGCAGGAGATGTCAGGGATACTTCCCTAAATGCGTCTCCGGGAATTTCAGGCGTTGTAGTTGATGTTCAGATTTTTGCTCGTAAAGAACGCGGCCGCAAATCTAAAGAGGGCAAAAGAAAGGAATTGGCCAAGATGCGCCAGATCAAAGATTACTATGGACAGGAGATCTCCTATATTGAGCAAGAAAAAATAAAAAAACTTTGTCGCATTTTAGGAGTTGATAAGAAGAAACTGCTTAAGATTGACTTAAGCTCTCATGATCGCGCTCAGGCTGTTGCTGAAATTTTCGATGAACAGGTCAAAGTCTTGATTGCAGAACAAGAACAGGAGATCGAAAAGGTAAAACGCGGAGATGAATTACCTGCAGGCGTACTAAAAAGAGTTGTAGTTTATATTGCCATGAAGAGGAGGTTGTCTGCAGGAGATAAGGTTGCTGGTAGGCATGGAAATAAAGGGGTTGTAGCTAAGATTTTACCAGAAGAGGACATGCCTTTTACAGAAGATGGCACGCCAATAGATTTGGTATTAAATCCTTTAGGAGTGCCGAGTCGTATGAATGTGGGTCAGATTTTAGAGACACATTTAGGCTGGGCAGCTCAAGCCTTAGGATTAAAGGTCACCAGTCCGATTTTCGATGGCACCACTGAGGCAGAGATTAAACAGATGTTGTCTGAAGCTGGTTTACCAGAAGATGGAAAGATTACTCTTTATGACGGCCATACAGGAGAACCATTCCATCAGAAGGTGACTGTGGGATATATCTATATGATGAAGCTTATTCATCTTGTTGAGGAAAAGATTCATGCTCGTTCCATTGGTCCTTATTCATTAGTTACACAGCAGCCCTTAGGGGGGAAGGCACAATTCGGCGGCCAGCGCTTTGGTGAAATGGAGGTTTGGGCGCTTGAGGCATATGGAGCAGCATACACCTTGCAGGAAATGCTAACAGTGAAAAGTGATGATGTTACTGGAAGGACTAGGATTTATGAGGCAATTGTTAAAGGTGAACAACGTCTTAAGCCAGGCATTCCTGAGTCGTTCAATGTTCTAATTAAAGAACTTCAGGGTCTTGGTTTGGATGTAACTGTGGGAAAGTCCAAGGCAAATAATTAA
- the nusG gene encoding transcription termination/antitermination protein NusG gives MMKKWYIIHTQTGSEEKAKKSLVNKIKTAGLTDLISEVLIPTEQISEIRAGKRRVSQRKFFPGYLLVHMELNDNTWFLIKNTPGITSFIGMGRRPSALKEKEVESILSRSRDSEVKPSLKVIFEAGEAVRIVDGPFINFNGTIDEVQPEKGKLKASVSIFGRATPVELEYWQVEKV, from the coding sequence ATTATGAAGAAGTGGTATATTATCCATACGCAGACAGGTTCGGAAGAGAAGGCCAAGAAAAGCCTAGTGAATAAGATAAAAACTGCAGGACTTACTGATTTAATTTCCGAAGTTCTTATCCCCACTGAGCAAATCTCTGAAATCCGCGCTGGTAAAAGACGTGTTTCGCAAAGGAAGTTCTTTCCAGGTTATCTCTTGGTGCATATGGAATTAAACGACAATACCTGGTTTTTGATTAAAAACACTCCTGGCATTACAAGTTTCATCGGAATGGGCAGAAGGCCTTCAGCCCTTAAGGAAAAAGAGGTTGAGTCAATACTGTCGCGCTCTCGCGATTCTGAGGTTAAGCCTAGTCTTAAGGTAATTTTTGAAGCAGGTGAAGCTGTAAGGATTGTTGACGGCCCGTTTATTAATTTTAACGGCACTATTGATGAGGTACAGCCTGAAAAAGGAAAACTCAAGGCAAGTGTGTCAATTTTTGGTCGCGCAACACCTGTTGAACTTGAATATTGGCAGGTAGAGAAAGTTTAA
- the rplJ gene encoding 50S ribosomal protein L10 has translation MLKVAEKPTRVGYIYRDAIVNKLNAAYESHSSLIAVNLNKVNTRDLIQLRKSLNDKASTLLITKLSLFKRFLKGIKKEKLLDESCTCAGLVFVGDDIVATTKALAEFVKEHTEFKLLAGILDDKDISSAELADIAKLPGRVGLIAKGVIAMKFPLIKFRAVLEQLTRKLLLCLISAKEQKQVKDKKVEVQDKKEDRQ, from the coding sequence ATGTTAAAGGTAGCTGAAAAACCAACTAGAGTAGGTTATATTTATCGAGACGCGATTGTAAACAAATTAAATGCTGCTTACGAATCGCATTCAAGTTTAATTGCTGTAAATCTCAATAAAGTAAACACGCGGGATTTAATTCAATTGCGCAAGAGCTTAAATGATAAGGCCTCCACATTATTAATAACCAAGTTATCGCTTTTTAAGAGATTTCTTAAGGGGATAAAGAAGGAAAAATTGCTTGATGAGTCTTGCACTTGCGCAGGCCTGGTATTTGTCGGCGATGATATCGTTGCTACTACAAAGGCGCTGGCAGAATTTGTCAAGGAGCATACGGAATTTAAGTTATTGGCCGGTATCTTAGATGATAAAGATATCTCAAGTGCGGAGCTTGCGGATATTGCAAAACTTCCTGGAAGGGTTGGGCTAATTGCAAAAGGGGTTATTGCAATGAAGTTTCCCTTAATAAAGTTTAGGGCAGTTTTAGAGCAACTTACGAGAAAGCTATTACTTTGCCTGATTTCTGCAAAGGAACAAAAGCAAGTAAAAGATAAAAAGGTTGAAGTACAAGATAAAAAAGAAGATAGACAGTAA
- the rpoC gene encoding DNA-directed RNA polymerase subunit beta' has protein sequence MQQDNVQFDNIAIKIASPSAIFSWSSGEVKKAETINYRTLKPEKDGLFCEKIFGPVRDWECNCGKYKGIKFKGITCDRCGVSIDRSSTRRVRMGSIELATPVSHIWFFKAVPSRLSAMLDLSLRDLEKIIYYEEYVVIDPKDTPLKKRELLSEDKYQQCLEKYDQGFDAKIGGEALLALLKDLDLDNSCRKLRKQIEDSKGGASAQRLVKTLKIIDDFRKSGNKPEWMVLSVLPVIPPDLRPLVPLDGGRFATSDLNDLYRRVINRNNRLKKLLDLNAPDIIIRNEKRMLQEAVDALLDNGRHGRPVLGSNNRPLKSLSDMLKGKQGRFRQNLLGKRVDYSGRSVIVVGPELKLHECGIPKYMALELFEPFIIRKLRERDIVHTIKGAKRLVERAKTEVWDILDEVIKDHPVLLNRAPTLHKLSVQAFQPVLTEGKAIRIHPLVCAAFNADFDGDQMAVHVPLSTEAQLEAKLIMLSINNIFSPADGRPIATPTQDIIIGCYFMTKIKPKSKGEAKVFSTPDEAVIAFNDNCIELHSRIKVRLDLKKNKILDIYNDFNQIKNLSANSVIIETTVGRIIFNQVLPKDFGFVNTTLNKSKIGNIVSECYKRFHRTETVQLLDKLKQLGFEYATLAGLSISIDDLTIPKGKETCLDKAKEETRRVEEQYRRGIITKGERHNKIIDIWTHTTDEISDLLFEDFSPFNPIFMMADSGARGSKLQIRQLAGMRGLMAKPSGEIIESPITANFREGLTVLEYFISTHGARKGLADTALKTADAGYLTRRLVDVAQEVIVNGLDCGTLNGITVSAIIEGNEVVVSLKERIVGRVALDNVVDVITDETIITSGEEIVVEKAEIIERLGIEKIRIRSVLTCESERGVCVKCYGTNLATDRLVELGEAVGVIAAQSIGEPGTQLTMRTFHIGGTASRIVEQSAVKSRNKGIIKYHNLRTVSKKKEFVVLNRNGFVSINDAQGRELERYAVVQGAFLSFKDEQQIEKGVAYIRWDPYTSPILTEVSGTVKYEEIEEDVTIRKELNVVTGAVEFIVVEHKAEYHPQIIILNNKKEVLGIYPIPAGAHILAKDGENVEAGDLLAKIPRTIIKTRDITGGLPRVAELFEARKPKDPAIITEIDGFVEFGETKKGQRMIVVRSPTGMKCEYAIPAGKHPNVYKSDRVVAGQQLTDGPVVPQDILQVCGDKVLQEYLVNEVQEVYRLQGVQINDKHIELIIRQMLKKVRIENAGDTEFLTGQHVDKWRFKQENEKVMKKGGRPASATPLLLGITKASLTTESFISAASFQETTRVLTEAAASGKVDFLYGLKENVIVGHLIPAGTAAVNDNEVILEKLGASQEVDKEKKDLEALVASKE, from the coding sequence ATGCAACAAGATAATGTTCAATTTGACAACATAGCAATAAAAATTGCATCTCCCAGTGCGATTTTTTCCTGGTCTTCTGGAGAGGTAAAAAAGGCCGAGACCATAAATTACAGAACGCTAAAACCTGAAAAGGACGGACTCTTTTGCGAAAAGATATTTGGTCCTGTGCGTGACTGGGAATGTAACTGCGGAAAATATAAGGGTATCAAATTTAAAGGAATTACCTGCGACCGTTGCGGCGTGAGTATTGATCGTTCAAGCACAAGACGTGTAAGAATGGGTAGTATTGAATTGGCAACGCCCGTATCGCATATCTGGTTTTTTAAGGCTGTTCCATCAAGACTTTCGGCGATGCTTGATCTATCGTTGCGGGATTTAGAAAAGATTATTTATTATGAAGAATATGTTGTCATTGATCCGAAAGACACGCCTCTGAAGAAAAGAGAACTTCTCTCTGAGGATAAATATCAGCAGTGTCTTGAAAAGTATGACCAGGGATTTGATGCTAAGATTGGAGGCGAAGCGTTATTAGCCTTGCTTAAAGATCTTGATCTGGATAATAGCTGTAGGAAACTGCGAAAGCAGATAGAGGATTCAAAAGGCGGCGCCAGTGCACAGCGGCTTGTTAAAACTCTTAAAATCATTGATGATTTTCGTAAATCAGGCAATAAGCCAGAGTGGATGGTTCTTTCTGTCTTGCCTGTTATTCCGCCTGATTTAAGACCGCTTGTACCGCTTGATGGGGGTAGATTTGCCACCAGTGATTTAAATGATCTCTACAGAAGAGTAATAAATCGCAATAATCGTCTAAAGAAATTGCTGGATTTGAACGCGCCTGATATTATTATTCGTAATGAGAAGCGAATGCTACAGGAAGCTGTTGATGCCCTTTTGGATAACGGCAGGCATGGCAGGCCTGTTTTAGGTTCGAATAATCGTCCCTTGAAGTCTCTGTCTGATATGCTTAAAGGAAAACAAGGTAGATTTAGGCAGAATTTACTAGGTAAGCGCGTTGATTATTCTGGTCGTTCTGTCATTGTTGTTGGCCCTGAACTCAAATTGCATGAATGCGGTATACCTAAATATATGGCATTAGAGTTATTCGAGCCCTTTATTATAAGAAAACTGCGTGAAAGAGATATAGTTCATACGATTAAAGGTGCCAAGAGGCTGGTTGAACGCGCCAAAACTGAAGTCTGGGATATTTTAGATGAAGTAATTAAGGACCACCCTGTATTACTTAATCGTGCTCCCACGTTGCATAAGTTAAGCGTCCAAGCCTTTCAACCTGTTTTGACCGAAGGCAAGGCCATAAGGATTCACCCTTTAGTCTGCGCAGCTTTTAATGCTGATTTTGACGGAGATCAAATGGCAGTTCATGTTCCACTCTCTACTGAGGCTCAGCTTGAGGCCAAGCTTATTATGCTCTCAATTAATAATATCTTTTCTCCTGCTGATGGAAGGCCAATAGCAACGCCAACGCAGGATATTATTATTGGCTGCTATTTTATGACGAAAATAAAACCGAAGTCAAAAGGAGAGGCCAAGGTTTTTTCCACGCCTGACGAGGCTGTTATTGCCTTTAATGATAATTGTATTGAATTGCATTCACGTATTAAAGTAAGACTGGATTTGAAAAAAAATAAGATTTTAGATATATACAATGATTTCAATCAAATTAAAAATCTATCGGCAAATAGTGTCATCATTGAGACTACAGTAGGTAGAATCATATTCAATCAGGTTTTACCTAAAGACTTTGGTTTTGTTAATACGACCCTGAATAAGAGCAAGATCGGAAATATTGTTTCTGAATGCTATAAGCGTTTTCATCGTACAGAAACAGTACAATTATTAGATAAGCTTAAGCAGCTTGGTTTTGAATATGCAACATTAGCAGGTCTTTCGATTAGTATCGATGATTTGACGATTCCCAAAGGCAAAGAGACCTGTCTTGATAAAGCAAAAGAGGAGACGCGCAGGGTTGAGGAACAGTATCGGCGCGGTATTATTACCAAAGGTGAGCGCCACAATAAGATTATTGACATCTGGACCCATACTACAGATGAAATTTCTGATTTACTTTTTGAGGACTTTAGTCCATTTAATCCGATATTTATGATGGCAGATTCTGGAGCGCGAGGTTCGAAGTTGCAGATTCGTCAGCTGGCTGGTATGCGTGGCTTGATGGCTAAGCCTTCAGGGGAAATTATCGAAAGTCCGATCACTGCTAATTTTAGAGAGGGCTTGACTGTTTTGGAGTATTTTATATCTACACACGGAGCGCGCAAAGGCCTAGCAGATACTGCTCTAAAGACAGCTGATGCAGGTTATTTAACTCGACGTTTGGTCGATGTCGCACAAGAGGTTATTGTTAATGGATTAGATTGCGGAACATTAAACGGCATCACAGTTTCTGCTATTATCGAAGGTAATGAAGTGGTTGTTTCTTTGAAGGAAAGAATTGTAGGTAGGGTTGCCTTGGATAATGTAGTTGATGTTATTACTGATGAGACGATTATTACCTCAGGTGAGGAGATTGTTGTTGAAAAGGCTGAAATCATCGAGCGACTTGGAATTGAAAAAATTCGCATTAGAAGCGTTTTGACTTGTGAATCAGAGCGCGGCGTATGCGTAAAATGTTATGGTACTAATTTAGCTACTGATCGTCTTGTAGAACTGGGTGAGGCAGTTGGCGTTATTGCTGCTCAGTCTATTGGTGAGCCGGGAACGCAGCTTACGATGCGCACATTTCATATTGGTGGTACTGCCTCTCGCATTGTTGAGCAATCAGCCGTTAAAAGTCGCAATAAAGGCATTATTAAATATCATAATCTGCGCACTGTTAGCAAGAAGAAGGAATTCGTTGTTCTTAATCGCAATGGTTTCGTAAGCATTAATGACGCTCAAGGAAGGGAATTAGAACGTTATGCTGTTGTACAAGGGGCATTTCTTTCGTTCAAAGATGAACAGCAGATAGAAAAAGGCGTTGCCTATATTCGTTGGGATCCTTACACATCACCTATTTTAACTGAAGTTTCAGGTACAGTAAAATATGAAGAGATTGAGGAAGACGTAACCATAAGAAAAGAACTAAATGTGGTAACAGGGGCTGTTGAGTTCATTGTTGTTGAGCATAAGGCAGAGTATCATCCGCAAATAATAATCCTGAATAACAAAAAAGAGGTTTTAGGTATATATCCTATTCCGGCTGGGGCACATATCCTTGCTAAGGATGGAGAAAACGTTGAGGCTGGCGACCTACTCGCGAAGATTCCGCGCACGATTATCAAAACTAGAGATATTACTGGAGGCCTTCCCAGGGTAGCAGAGCTTTTTGAGGCACGCAAGCCTAAAGACCCTGCAATCATAACAGAAATCGATGGATTTGTTGAATTTGGAGAAACCAAAAAAGGCCAAAGAATGATAGTCGTTCGTTCTCCTACAGGCATGAAATGCGAATATGCTATTCCGGCTGGCAAACATCCAAACGTCTACAAGAGCGACCGTGTTGTTGCAGGTCAACAGCTGACTGATGGTCCAGTCGTACCGCAGGACATATTGCAGGTTTGCGGCGATAAGGTTTTGCAAGAATATCTGGTTAATGAAGTCCAGGAGGTATATCGCTTGCAGGGTGTACAAATTAATGATAAGCACATCGAACTTATAATCAGGCAGATGTTGAAAAAAGTGCGCATCGAAAATGCGGGTGATACAGAATTTTTAACCGGCCAACACGTAGACAAATGGAGATTCAAGCAGGAAAATGAAAAAGTAATGAAGAAAGGTGGCAGACCAGCATCAGCGACTCCCTTGCTTTTAGGAATAACAAAGGCATCATTGACAACAGAAAGTTTTATTTCTGCAGCAAGCTTTCAGGAGACAACGCGAGTATTAACAGAGGCGGCTGCTTCAGGAAAGGTTGATTTTCTTTACGGGTTGAAGGAAAACGTTATTGTTGGCCACCTGATTCCTGCTGGAACAGCTGCTGTGAATGATAACGAGGTTATTTTGGAAAAATTAGGCGCTTCCCAAGAAGTTGATAAGGAAAAGAAAGACTTGGAAGCTTTAGTAGCATCTAAGGAATAA